The Salvia splendens isolate huo1 chromosome 20, SspV2, whole genome shotgun sequence nucleotide sequence ATTTACTActtcttcattaaaatatttagagAAGATATTTAATTGTCCACgaactttttaaaaaatctttATTCGTCTCTAATCTTTAATTCCTTCTTTGATTCGATCTCAGTGAGCCTTTCCCTCTCATCCTCTCTCACTCTTCAACACAATATTCTCTCTACCTCCCTCCTTGATTCATGGACATCCTCAATTCTTTAACGAGATTGGTTTTTCTCGAGAAGTAGGATTTGAGTCGCAACAAATTTGAAGGAAGCATTAATGAAATTGGCAGTTTGTAGTGTTTAAAGGAGACAAATCTTGGAAAAAACAATCTTGATGACCCAATTCCagattcaattaaaaaaatttctaatCCTCTCTGTTCTAGACCTGAACAACAACATTGTGCGGTGGAATCCCTAGACCTGAACAACAACATTGTGTGGTGGAATCCCACATATCATCGGAAACATCACCTCTTTAAACGCCATTGATCTCTCCAAGAACAATCTCCAGAGAAATCTCACTTTCTCAAGAAATAAAAGCTAAgaccaaaaataatatttcgGTAAAGTTCGCGGATAAAAAAGATGTTCTCTCAATAGTTGAATGAAGAAGATAGAGTAAATAGACATAAATACCCTTAATGGGCTTGACGGTATTTTGACCCAAAAAAGTTTGAAACAGTGAAAAGTAGCTCAAATGATATTAAGTCGAAGTTCATGAACACTAAAAGACATTTTCAAATGTTACAGATCGAAATTGATACCTTAGCAAACTTCGTTGACCAAAAAATTTTCTCAGTCTATAACCAATTTAGAACTAATCATAGAAATCCCAATTACATTAATAAATTCATTAATTGGAATAATAAGTTATAATTTTACACTTCAAGCACAAATTGAATTAATCCGATAATCATTTAAATAGATAATTCTTTAtaagaatttattatttttataaatcttCTGCTGCAAACCTCAATATAGGTGGGTGAAAGCTAGGGCTGGTTTGAACCACGAGACCATTGTTCACTATAATGTTGCACTCACACGAGTGTAAATCTTTTACTCTCTGAGATTATATAAATAGCAATAACCCTAGATTGTTGACGTGCTTTTCAGCCCAAAGAAAGCATGCAAAATTCATAGTTGGTGGTCGACGACTCCTTGGATGATGATCTAATGGGTGCCACAACTACTGACATATTTCCCTCTACATGCTGATGGACAATTTTCCTCAATCGTTTCAAGTACTCATCAAGTATATCAGAACTTCCAAGTTGCGAGTTTTTAGATGGTCGACATGTATTTTTGGAGACTGGAAAGGCCTTTTCGCCAAGTACCATCCTACTGCTATTGGAAGTACTATTCACGCGCTAtcaatgtactccctccgtcccataataattgtcactcctTTTCacttcggtccgtcccacaataattgccacagttcatttttaccataaatagtaagtaggtcttacattccactaactcaattcaatcacattttattataacacCAATacaaaaaagtgggtctcacattctactatcatttccaaccaacttttctttacatttcttaaaacatgtccTCACGATAAAAGTGACAATtgttgtgggatggagggaggaTTTGTTATGCCCATGAACGAATTTTGGCTAATGCAGAACTGCCGATAAAACACACTTCTCTTCATGTAGGAATTATAGTATGCTCAATCCATTGCTAGCACTAAATATTTACACACTGCAATCAAacgaaattaaataattaaaatcattttaTTCCTACGAACATAGTATGATTATTGAAACACATATTAGGTTACGATGGAAAAAGTATAAATTGTTGCAGTTGCGACGAAGAGATGAAGTGCAAAACACACTAGCTTAATCACCTTGTGTTGGAGAAGATCACGCCATATCACAGAAGATATGCAAAATTATATCTTAGCAATTATATGAATTAATTAGTTTTTTCCTTGTATAGTCTTTTCTAGTCATATATAGTAGTGCCTAATGTATAATACACATATCAATGAATAGTAGAATTCCCTTTACCTATCTGTTCATCATGGTATCAAGAGCAGGAacgattttttgatttttggCTCATGAAATCTTCATCATAGCCAGATTATACCTTTCTCGACCTTTTCTGATTATACCCTTTCTCGACCCTTTTTAGCCCAGAACCAAATCAGAAAAGCAGAACCTATATATCAGAAACATGTCAGACACAAAAGACATCAAGACCGATCCAGAAAATTCAACGAGATTGAAGAACAGCAAGAATGTCACCGTGGCGTTCAAGCTAAACGGAAAGAACTACCCACTGTGGTCAAGACTTATAAAAGTCAAGATCGGAGGGCGAGGTGCTTATTCGCACATCAGGAACAACCCTCCAGAACCGGGAAGCAAAGGATACGACGATTGGGAAGAAGACGACTTGGTGGTATTTTCTTGGATCGTAGACAACATCGAGAATGATATTATCGCTGATTTTTCCCACCATCTGACATCGAAGGCACTGTGGGACAACCTCGCTGTAACGTTTGAGAACAAGGTGGACAAGTACCATATCTACGATCTGGAAGAAAAAGCAATAACCATTAAACAGGGAAACCTCGATCTGGAGACTTATTACCGGAGGATCCACGAGCTATGGATCAACATCGACAGAAGCCAGAAGCAGCCGATTAGTTGCTGTGATAAGGGAATCGATCAGTTTCGAACACACTCGAATGAGAAACGATTGATTAAATTTCTGACCGGATTAAATCAGGAGTACGATTCAATTCGAAGGGACATCTTGAAGGAGGAACCAACCCCATCAGTGGAGGCAGCCTACGGATGGGTGAAGACGGAGGTGGCTCGACGTCGTATCATGCCACCAGCGTCGCCTCCACCCTCTGTAGATGCCGACGGCAGGAATACCTAATCATTATTTGGGGAAATTGGACATGGGCTTGCCACTTAGAGCAACCGTCCACCACATCAGGATCGACCGGGAAACCGGCCAGACAACCACCCCGCAGCTACCGGCCGACCGAGAAACCGGCCAGACAAATCAAACCTCTGGTGCACTCACTGCCAAAAATCGAAGCACACGTATGAGGGGTGCTTCAAGCGATTGGGGTACCCAGAGTGGTGGGAGGAGAGACAGAGGACGAGGAATGCCCAACCTCAAGCAAAAATGGCGGTCGAAGTTTCTGAGGATGGAAAGTCGCAAAATCAGAACGGAAATCATGGGAGAACGACCGACCATGGGCCGACGGTGAATCTGGAGGCCTCAACCAGCGGCGGCAACGTTCGGGGAATCGGCAATTACGCCTAACGGGAGGAGGCGGCGCAGAGAGGTACCGAGTTTGGTTTTAAACCAAACCCTAGGCATTTTTCATATTTATGTTTTCCTCCCCTGAACCATGCTAAATAAGAAAATCGAccccattttttaaaaaaggaacCCCCAGACTATCCGAATTTGGTTTGTGACCCCATACATGTTGAAAATCTGATATTAACCCCAATCTATGTGAATGTGTCTGAAAATCCCTTTGCTCCCTTAGAAAAATTTTTCGCTGCATTTCATGTGAATAACCGGGTTGATACGATGAAAggttggattttttattgtggggccACTGATACTATGACCCCAGATAAGAATGATTTTAGTAGCACGAGTGAGATCACTAAAACCTATATTAAAACGACAAGTGGGGAGTTGATTACTGTAGAGGGATCTGACACTATTGAAATTTCTCCTACACTTCGTCTCAGAAATTGTTTATATGTTCCGACCTTATCTCAGCGATTGATGTCTATCAATCATGTGACGAAGTAGTTGAATTGTACTCTTCTAATGCACCCTGATTTCTGCATTTTACAGGTtattcagacgaggaggattcttgggcgtggcactgagaagcatggactctactacgtggacgagatagctcaacatggcagtgcgatgctggctcatgGATCCACGAAACAAGAAATTTGGCTGTGGCATCGAAGATTAGGACACCCTTCTCCTGGTTACTTTAAACTTTTTTGTCCGAACATTTCTATTCCGACTAATTTTTCAtgtgagacttgtgttttggccaagagccaccgaCAATCTTTTATGCAATCTATTTTTTCTTTAGTACATGCTGATGTGTGGAGTCCCACACCAATTGTTGGGGGGAAAGGTTTTCGATACtttgtgatttttgttgataattgcactaggatgacttggatttattttatgaaacataAGTCTAAAGTTATAGATAAGTTtgtcttattttttaaaatggtcCAAACCCAATTTCATACCACCATCAAAACACTTCGATCTgacaatgggagggaatttgttaatAGCCCTATGACCAAATTTTTTCAAGAAAAGGGAATGGTTCACCAAACCTCTTGTGCCTAtacacccgaacaaaatggggtagctgaaCGAAAAAATAAGACAATCCTACAGATAACCCGAGCCCTaatgattgaatccaaagtccTAAAACATTTCTGGCCAGAAGCTATAGCCACATCTGTCTATCTCATGAATCGCCTACCCACAAAAATCCTTTACAAAAAAAACCCCCTTGATATTTTGTCCAAACTGTCCACAATCCCTCAACACTAGAAACCTTCAACCTAAAGTCTTTGGCTGCACGGTCTATGTTAATGTCCCAAAACATGAAAGAACCAAATTATCCCCATGTGCTACCAAATGTGTCTTCGTTGGGTACGGGGTAAACCAGAAAGGCTACCGATGCTTTGACCCCAATACCAGAAAAATTACAaccaccatgaactgtaatttcctagaaaccgaattcttttaccacacccaccttagtagtcagggggagagtgaacCCGATAATTCCAAACTCTTCGATTGCGGATCTAATAGAGCCAGTTGTCACTGCCGCCGAGCAGGTCTCGCCAATTGAGTCATCTCATCCGCGATCCCTCGATCCTTCTCCaacgatatccgaggtaattacTAAACCAAGTCCCGATACGGTTTCTACTGACCCAATAAGTGCAGAACTAACAGAAGAAGAGAACATTATTGACAGTGACACCGGGAGATATGTTCTTCTTCCTAGGAGTACAAGGGGGGTCCCGCCAAAAAGATATTCTCCCGAAAAGATTGGGAAGAAGAGCCGATATGGAGTGGCGAACTTTGTGCAAGgaaatttgacaaaaatggaaagagCCTTCGAAGCTGCCCTATACGAAGAAGAGGAGATTCCGCAGTCAGCTGAGGAAGCAATGAAACACAAACAATGGAGGGAGGCAATGTTTACTGAGATGAAGGCACTGATGTGAAACGATACTTGGGTCAAAGGAAAGTTGCTAGAAGGAGTAAGAGCTGTCgggtgtagatgggtgttcacgATAAAAAGGAGGCCAGACAGCACGATTGACAGATATAAAGCCAGGCTTGTGgcaaaaggatacactcaaACTTATGGTGAAGATTATGCTGAGACTTTTTCACCCGTGGCGAAAATTAGCACAGTGAGAGTGCTATTCTCGATTGCTTCCAACAAGGATTGGCCACTTTATCAGTTCGATGTGACAgatgccttcctacatggagagttACCAAAACCAGTTTTCATGGAGCCCCCACCTGGGTTCACTGACGAGTTTCAAGGAGGGAAAGTATGTAGGTTGCAGAAGACTTTATATGGGCTGAAATAGTCTCCGAGagcatggtttgggagattcacagatgtgatgaagaagtatgggtataAGCAGAGCAATTCTGATCACATGTTTTTTATGAAGAAACGAGGAGGTAAAATCAAGTGCTTGATCATATACgtggatgacatgattatcactaGGGATGACGGAGAAGAAATGGCCGAGCTAAGAAGAAACTTGTACAGTGAATTTAAGATGAAAGATTTGGGTCCATTGAAGTGTTTCTAGGGATACATGTGCTAAGATCGACAAAGGGAATTTTTATAAATCAGAGGAAGTATGTACTGGATTTGTTGGCTGAAGTTGGGATGGTAGATTGTAAACCAACAGATACTCCAATGATTCAAAACCACGGACTTCAGATGAAGGAAGAGGCGAAATAGGCTGACAGAGGGAAATACCAACGATTGGTTGGGAAGTTGATTTATCTATCACATACGAGACCTTAAATTGCCTATGCTGTGGGGGTTgtaagccagttcatgcatGCACCCCAAGAAGAACATTGAGAGGCAGTTCTGCGGATTGTTCGGTATTTAAAGAGGACGGTCGAACATGGGCACATGCAAATACATGGATTCACGGATGGCGATTGGGCCGGAAACCCAAATGATAGGAAGTCAACTGCAGGGTACTTCACCTTTGTAGGAGGTAATCTCGTGACATGGAGGAGTAAGAAACAGAAAGTGGTGGCACTATCTAGTGCAGAGGCAAAGTTTCGCGGGATTAAGAGTGGGCTGACCGAGCTGCTATGGCTGCGAAGGCTTATGAAGGAGTTGGAGCTGTTTTCGTCCCAAAcatgtaagttgttctgtgataataaggcaGCTATAAGTATTTCTGAAAATCCAATTCAACATGATCGGACCAAACATGTGGACGTAGATAGGCACTTCATAAAGGACAATATTGAAGCAAAGATCTTTGAAATGCCTTATGTCAAATCTGAAGACCAGTTGGCTGATATATTGACAAAGGCGGTGAACTCGAAGTCATTTCGAGAAGTATTATGTAAGTTGAGTATCAGAAAccccattacttaacttgaggggagTGTTGGAGAAGATCACGCCAAATCACAGAAGATCACAGATGATATGCAAGATTATATCTTACCAATCATATGAGATATCAATCAAtgtaattaattagttttttcCTTGTATAGTCTTTTCTAGTCCTATATAATAGTGCCTAATGTATAATACACATATCAACGAATAATAGAATTCCCTTTACGGGTCTGTTCATCAGCTTGGTAGCAATATGTATATAAGCAAATATCTCAAATGTGTACCTAACTCCAAATTGCAGATAAATGTTTCCTATCCCAGTATTTTATGTATACAACATGTCACAATATATAGGTTTCTCCATCACCATCAACCCACCAAATTCTCTCTTAACTTCACCACAAAAATCCATTATATATTCTGATGAATTCATCCAGCTAAGTCATGAAGCAGCTGCGCTCCCATCAAATTCCGGTACTGCAAGCTCTGATTTTCACTATCCAAGATCGAAAACGGCGCCGTTTGGCACTCCTCCATTTGATTTTGATCCCTAGGGTAAAAAAGCGAGCTCTGCGCCGGCGCCGCGAACGCCAGGCTGAGCCCTCCGCCTTCGCCTTCACCTTCGCGACGCTGGTGCAGCCCCAGCGTCAGCGACACGCTGCCGGTGGAATAGGACGAGAAATCAAGCTCCATCGCGCCGTAGGAATCGCCGAAATGATGCTGCTCGTTTTGGAGGGTTTTCCCCTTTTTGGGATCATTGTTGATTATTGAAGATAGGTACTCGGAATCACTTCGCACTAGCTGCTCGTGGCTCGGCTTTGTGTCCGGTATCTGGTTATGTTCGTCGGAATCTGCGGTGGGTTTCTCTTTCAGCTCTTCTAAGTACATCTCCTCCACCATGGGTTTCCATAGCCTCACTCTCGCGTTGATGAACCAATTCGAGACCTGTTTTATCGATAACGACAAATTATtagtgaaataaattactttGTATTTTAACTAATCCAATCTTGATTGTATAAATTAAACACGCAATCTTGATTAAGACTAACGGAAAGCCACTCGCCTGGCTTCTCGAGAGACCCGTTTGGCGGGCTAGAATGTGCTTATCTACATCACTCGGATACCtgcataatttataaatattccaTCGACCGATCAAACAGTGACTATCGTACATGGGGTCCGTTGCAAAAGAATCAAATCCACACAAAATATGAcaagataaaaatgaaaaaaacaacgATGAAACCCAACAGACATCGGTTGTGCATGGTAGACTGGTGgatactaaataaataaaaaattgaagagtgTTGAGATGAAAAATTACGGGTGGAGGAAGTGTTCGAAGAGCCAGGCACGGAGGACAGACACGGCTCTCTCGGGGAGGCCGCGCTGGGGCCGCCACGGGTGGTTCTCCATCGCGTTCATCTGCTGCCGCGCCTTCTGCTGCCTCAGCGTCTGGTCGAGGAGGCGCAGCCGCGGCGTCTCCCCGAGTCCCGCGGCCGCGTCCTTCTCTCCCATGCCTTTCTTCGTATTCTTTATCTCGTTGACGATGCTGTCTCTCAGGCTCCGGAAATGCCGCGACATCGCCTTCGCCGCGAGAGCCGAGTACGCCGCCGCGGATCCGCTTCCGGCCACCGCCTCGAACGATGACGTCACGCACTTCATTTGTTCGCAGTAGTGCTTGTACCTCCTGTCCACCTTTCACCATCATAGAAAGAAATTTCTaaatgagtaaaaaaaataaaaaaattatagtagtaattaattagttACCTCGTCCAACATTTGGAGGAGATTGGTTTTCCTTCTCTGCAGCTCGAGGAGGTCGAAGGAGAAGAGCGGCGGAGGCGGCTGCTTCTCATCGTCGGCGGTGGGCTCGCTGCGTTTTGAATGCTTCATCTTGAGTTGATTGATTCCGAGATTGCAGAATTCGGATAGAAGCTCCTGCGCGGGCCCCAAATACTTCGATTTCTTGACATGGGAGTATCCCGGGGACGGGGGTTGCTCGAAATTCACCGATCTAGAGCTCGACGGCCCGAATCTCAGATCGTCGTGGTGGCGGAGCTCGAACGGCTGCAACGCGATGGTGGAAGGGTCGGAGGAGGTGAGGGAGAGCGAAAGGCCTTGGCTCGGCCTTTCGTTTCCTTCGCAGGTGAAGACACATCTCATCAGAGATGGATCGATCACTGATCTGTTGTTGTGTTGATAGGATGAGGCCATCAAGGCGTCGTTTGATGCACCGAAGCCGTGTTGGTGCAAATTCTTGGGTGGAAACCCTATCATGTCGACGCCGGAGTAGATCTCTGGCGTCGGCTCAAAGGCGAAGGAGGAGAAGCAATAGGTCATGTCTCTTGGTTTCTCCTCCTCGCTGGTGCAAGCCATTGATCTTCTCTTGTTGTGATTGCTATCTTTCTTGTTCAATGATCATCGTGGTTCTTGGActgataaaaagtgaaaaatcaAGTTGAGATCAGCCATCAATaaacaaagaaatcaagagaTGGTAGAAGATATAACAATTATTAAATCAACCAAACAACAAAGGGTGGCCCTTTTTTGTGTGTGCGTGACCTTCTAACCTCAAAAGTTTGAATCTTTATTGCTTATTACGTGCATCTGTCTTTcctcagagagagagagagaattaccAGGTATGGAAGAGTAAGTAGGTTGGGGCTGTTGTAAAAAGAGGGATATATATTTGGTGTAGAGAAATAGAGGGAGAGAGTGGAAGGAAGAAAAATGTCTTGGTTTTACTTTCTAAGAATTGTTCTTTTAACAACCCAACAATAAACTGCAACCTATGAAACCAAACCTAGAAGGAAGATAGTGTATGCCAAAGGATATAATACAAAAAAgtttaaagtaaaaaaatgagaaatcaTCAGATAGGCTTTTGATCATGACCTACAACCCACAACATTTGATGATTTCCACTCTCTCTCCAAATAAGAGGTGGGTCTATGCAAAGTGTTAGTATATAATACACCACATGCATACAAAATAGGTTTCCTAGATATCCCACCCCATGGCCCCCCAACCCCCTCAATTATTTCACTGTCCCACCAATTACAATCCTAATTAGAACCATCCAAGGACTTTCCCATTTCTTTAATCCTCTAACcattatttattcaataataATGGCCTAATCATTACTCCCAAATACTAATCCCAATTAATACTATATGGTGAGAAACAAGATGATGGTGTTTCTTGCCTAGTAGTGAGACATGAAAGATTTGTAGAGGTCAACAACAAACAAGGCTCTCATCACTAATCACATAGGTTAATTTAAGTTAGAAGAGAACAAATATTAGATTCACTCAGTTCAAAATGAAAGAAGTGAATCCCCAAAACTGGAGTTTGAGCAGGCTTTTTCAGAGGCTTCTTATGGTGGGGCAGTGAGTGAAAGGGggatttatcatttatgggaaTTAGATGCCAATTCAGTGTTGTGGAAAATGTTCCTTAGATTAGGCCCTGTGGAGGTGATGAGATGAGGTGGTC carries:
- the LOC121782766 gene encoding homeobox protein BEL1 homolog, whose protein sequence is MACTSEEEKPRDMTYCFSSFAFEPTPEIYSGVDMIGFPPKNLHQHGFGASNDALMASSYQHNNRSVIDPSLMRCVFTCEGNERPSQGLSLSLTSSDPSTIALQPFELRHHDDLRFGPSSSRSVNFEQPPSPGYSHVKKSKYLGPAQELLSEFCNLGINQLKMKHSKRSEPTADDEKQPPPPLFSFDLLELQRRKTNLLQMLDEVDRRYKHYCEQMKCVTSSFEAVAGSGSAAAYSALAAKAMSRHFRSLRDSIVNEIKNTKKGMGEKDAAAGLGETPRLRLLDQTLRQQKARQQMNAMENHPWRPQRGLPERAVSVLRAWLFEHFLHPYPSDVDKHILARQTGLSRSQVSNWFINARVRLWKPMVEEMYLEELKEKPTADSDEHNQIPDTKPSHEQLVRSDSEYLSSIINNDPKKGKTLQNEQHHFGDSYGAMELDFSSYSTGSVSLTLGLHQRREGEGEGGGLSLAFAAPAQSSLFYPRDQNQMEECQTAPFSILDSENQSLQYRNLMGAQLLHDLAG